The Lactuca sativa cultivar Salinas chromosome 2, Lsat_Salinas_v11, whole genome shotgun sequence genome includes a window with the following:
- the LOC111889059 gene encoding F-box/kelch-repeat protein At3g27150 encodes MSKGKERATEESDEQDNEKDGESYVPDNQNSLELGLDSASSSSEKPQDADYSTYIPSLSYELEGLILARFPRSEYWKISFVNKRFAGLVKSGELFKIRRNIGFIEPSVLMLASGENCWWGFDQGFSSRRRLPVLPSDICFASGDKESLCAGTHLLVSGRELEGLMIWRYELAMNKWYKGPSMIYPRCLFASATCGNSAYVAGGIAVVGGGMSGTQIVHNTVEKYDPETRSWTPLPRMNRPRKLCSGCYMDDRFYVIGGRNANEELTCGEFFDEGKNEWTLIPEMLKDNPVLSCHSPPLIAVVNNELYSIEASSNQLKVYLKGSNSWKRLGLVPVRADYNRGWGVAFKSFGDKLFVIGASTVSSSRSSMAIYTCNPDPRSDGLPNWELLDNGRIQLSHFIMNCCVMVA; translated from the coding sequence ATGTCGAAAGGAAAGGAAAGGGCGACGGAAGAATCAGACGAACAAGATAACGAAAAAGATGGTGAATCCTACGTTCCAGATAATCAAAACTCACTTGAACTCGGACTCGATTCGGCTTCCAGTTCATCGGAGAAACCCCAGGATGCAGATTACTCTACTTACATTCCTTCACTGAGTTACGAGTTAGAGGGTTTAATCTTAGCCCGATTCCCAAGGTCCGAATATTGGAAAATATCCTTCGTCAACAAAAGATTTGCAGGCTTAGTAAAATCCGGCGAGCTTTTCAAAATCAGGAGAAACATCGGTTTCATCGAGCCATCAGTTTTAATGCTCGCAAGCGGCGAGAACTGCTGGTGGGGTTTCGATCAAGGGTTTAGTTCCCGCAGAAGGCTTCCCGTTCTTCCATCTGACATATGTTTTGCTTCAGGAGACAAAGAATCACTATGTGCTGGGACCCATTTACTCGTATCGGGTCGAGAACTTGAAGGTTTGATGATTTGGAGATACGAATTAGCCATGAACAAATGGTACAAAGGCCCTTCAATGATCTACCCTAGATGCTTATTTGCCTCCGCCACTTGCGGGAACTCCGCTTACGTGGCAGGCGGGATTGCGGTGGTTGGTGGTGGCATGAGCGGAACCCAGATCGTCCATAACACGGTTGAGAAGTACGACCCGGAAACCCGCTCGTGGACCCCACTCCCGAGAATGAATAGACCCCGGAAGCTTTGCTCCGGTTGTTACATGGATGATAGGTTTTATGTTATTGGTGGGAGGAACGCGAATGAGGAGCTGACATGCGGCGAGTTTTTCGACGAGGGAAAGAACGAATGGACTTTGATCCCAGAGATGTTAAAAGACAATCCTGTCCTTAGTTGCCACTCTCCTCCATTAATTGCGGTGGTGAATAACGAGCTTTATTCGATTGAAGCTTCTTCGAATCAGTTGAAAGTTTACTTAAAGGGTAGTAACAGTTGGAAGCGGTTGGGTTTGGTTCCTGTGAGGGCGGATTATAATCGGGGTTGGGGAGTGGCGTTTAAGTCATTTGGCGATAAGTTGTTTGTGATAGGGGCTTCGACTGTTTCGTCATCCAGAAGCTCCATGGCTATTTATACGTGTAACCCGGACCCGAGATCCGATGGGTTGCCGAATTGGGAGCTACTTGATAATGGCAGGATTCAGTTGAGTCATTTTATTATGAATTGTTGTGTCATGGTAGCTTGA
- the LOC111889052 gene encoding SWI/SNF complex component SNF12 homolog, with protein sequence MSANNNNPLKNSPFGHSIPPNPTTHLQSHTQSQTQRPSGSPFTNQFQVSQFAATHAQAIAQAQSKVQAKAAAQAQANHAQFQAQLQAQGLAPSQSHGSLATNSPSFPSAIASTKRLPQKQIGRPPGVSNPNSISPMRTMEITPAPRNKKKQKLSGKQLQERVAAILPQSALYTQLLEFESRVDAALMRKKIDIQEAIKNPPCIQKTLRIYVFNTFSNQIHTVPNKPHTEQPTWTMKIIGRILEEGMDPDQAGLISKPNPIYPKFSSFFKRVTISLDQRLYPDNHMIVWDSSRTPTPHEGFEVKRKGDKEFMVNIRLEMNYTPEKFKLSDPLMEILGIEVDTRSRIIAAIWQYVKARKLQDADSPSYFNCDLPLQKIFGEEKMKFSNVSQKISTHLSPPQPIHLEHKIKLSGNNPAGNACYDVVVDVPFPVQKELNALLANTEKTKEIEACNEAICSTVRKINEHRKGRAFFLGFSQSPVEFIDALIESQGKDLKFLAGEVSRSDEKEHRADFYNQPWVEDAVIRYLNRKPATKPMEARN encoded by the exons ATGTCTGCGAACAACAATAATCCGCTAAAGAACTCTCCTTTTGGACATTCTATACCACCAAACCCTACTACGCATCTACAGTCGCATACACAGTCCCAAACTCAACGACCCTCTGGATCTCCCTTCACGAATCAATTTCAGGTTTCCCAGTTCGCTGCGACCCATGCCCAAGCCATTGCTCAAGCCCAGTCAAAAGTTCAGGCTAAAGCTGCTGCTCAAGCTCAGGCCAACCATGCCCAATTCCAAGCCCAGCTCCAAGCTCAAGGGCTAGCACCTAGCCAATCCCATGGATCTTTGGCTACTAATTCACCCTCTTTTCCATCAGCCATTGCAAGCACAAAACGACTGCCTCAAAAACAAATCGGAAGGCCACCTGGAGTGTCAAATCCTAATTCCATTTCTCCCATGAGGACCATGGAAATTACACCAGCCCCTCGTAACAAAAAGAAGCAGAAACTTTCAGGGAAACAGTTACAAGAAAGAGTGGCAGCAATTCTCCCACAATCTGCTCTATACACGCAGCTTCTTGAGTTTGAGTCGCGTGTTGATGCTGCTTTAATGAGAAAGAAGATAGACATTCAAGAAGCGATCAAAAACCCACCTTGCATTCAGAAAACCCTTCGAATCTATGTTTTTAACACATTCTCTAATCAAATTCATACAGTTCCCAATAAGCCACACACTGAGCAGCCTACGTGGACAATGAAGATAATAGGGAGAATATTGGAAGAGGGAATGGATCCTGATCAAGCTGGATTGATTTCAAAGCCAAACCCCATTTACCCAAAGTTTTCATCTTTCTTCAAAAGAGTTACTATTTCATTGGACCAAAGACTGTATCCTGATAACCATATGATAGTGTGGGATAGTTCTAGAACACCAACACCTCATGAAGGGTTTGAAGTCAAGAGAAAAGGCGATAAAGAGTTCATGGTGAATATACGTTTGGAAATGAATTACACACCTGAAAAATTTAAGCTTTCGGATCCTCTAATGGAAATTCTTGGAATTGAAGTTGATACCCGATCAAGAATTATAGCTGCAATATGGCAATATGTCAAGGCTAGAAAGTTACAGGATGCAGATTCCCCTTCCTATTTTAATTGTGATCTACCCCTTCAAAAAATATTCGGGgaagaaaaaatgaaattttccaATGTCTCACAGAAGATTTCAACCCATCTATCCCCACCACAACCTATACATTTGGAACATAAAATCAAGCTATCAGGAAACAATCCAGCTGGAAATGCATGTTATGATGTGGTGGTGGATGTCCCTTTTCCAGTACAAAAGGAATTGAATGCTTTGTTGGCTAACACTGAGAAAACCAAAGAGATTGAAGCTTGTAATGAAGCAATATGTTCAACAGTACGAAAGATAAACGAGCATCGAAAAGGACGAGCTTTTTTTCTTGGGTTTAGTCAATCACCCGTTGAATTTATTGATGCTTTGATTGAATCTCAAGGCAAAGATCTCAAGTTTCTTGCAGGGGAAGTAAGTCGTAGTGATGAAAAAGAGCATCGGGCTGATTTCTATAACCAACCCTG GGTTGAGGATGCAGTTATTCGTTACCTAAATCGCAAACCAGCTACAAAGCCCATGGAAGCACGTAATTAA